One genomic segment of Amycolatopsis granulosa includes these proteins:
- a CDS encoding ATP-binding protein — protein sequence MTDVLRAHAEQQYAGELAALAATDDRPKPPNWHLSPWAVATYVLGGETGDGTPVSPKYLGSRRLVEVAIATLATDRALLLLGVPGTAKTWLSEHLAAAISGDSTQLVQGTSGTPEEAIRYGWNYARLLAEGPSPKALVASPVLRAMETGGIARIEELTRIPSDVQDALITVLSEKTLPIPELDSEVQARAGFNVIATANDRDRGVNDLSAALKRRFNVVVLPLPDDAEAEVEIVRLRVEQLGRSLRLPAGAGHVDEIRRVVTVFRELRDGVTTDGRTRIKSPSGTLSTAEAISVVTNGIALATHFGDGVVRADDVAAGLHGAVVKDPVQDRIVWQEYLETVVRERRPWADLYRACRELA from the coding sequence ATGACGGATGTGCTGCGCGCACACGCCGAGCAGCAGTACGCCGGCGAGCTGGCCGCGCTGGCCGCCACCGACGACCGGCCGAAACCGCCCAACTGGCACCTCTCCCCGTGGGCGGTCGCCACGTACGTGCTGGGCGGCGAGACCGGCGACGGCACCCCGGTCTCCCCGAAGTACCTCGGCTCGCGCCGGCTGGTGGAGGTGGCGATCGCCACCCTGGCCACCGACCGCGCGTTGCTGCTGCTCGGTGTGCCCGGCACGGCGAAGACGTGGTTGTCCGAGCACCTGGCCGCGGCGATCTCGGGTGATTCCACGCAGCTGGTCCAGGGCACGTCCGGTACCCCCGAGGAAGCCATCCGCTACGGCTGGAACTACGCCCGCCTGCTCGCCGAGGGGCCGTCACCGAAGGCCCTCGTCGCCAGCCCGGTGCTGCGCGCCATGGAGACCGGCGGCATCGCCCGGATCGAGGAGCTGACGCGGATCCCCTCCGACGTGCAGGACGCGCTGATCACCGTCCTGAGCGAGAAGACCCTGCCGATCCCCGAGCTCGACAGCGAGGTGCAGGCCCGCGCCGGGTTCAACGTGATCGCGACCGCCAACGACCGCGACCGGGGCGTGAACGACCTGTCCGCCGCGCTCAAACGCCGCTTCAACGTCGTGGTGCTGCCGTTGCCGGACGACGCCGAGGCCGAGGTGGAGATCGTCCGGCTGCGCGTCGAACAGCTGGGCCGGTCGCTGCGGCTGCCGGCCGGGGCCGGGCACGTCGACGAGATCCGGCGGGTGGTCACCGTGTTCCGGGAGCTGCGGGACGGGGTGACCACCGACGGCCGCACCAGGATCAAGTCACCGTCCGGGACCCTGTCCACGGCGGAGGCGATCTCGGTGGTGACCAACGGGATCGCGCTGGCCACCCATTTCGGCGACGGTGTGGTGCGCGCCGACGACGTGGCGGCTGGCCTGCACGGCGCGGTGGTCAAGGACCCCGTGCAGGACCGGATCGTGTGGCAGGAGTATCTGGAGACCGTGGTCCGGGAACGCCGGCCCTGGGCCGACCTGTACCGCGCGTGCCGGGAACTGGCGTGA
- a CDS encoding GH12 family glycosyl hydrolase domain-containing protein: protein MTRTMPALLLAAALVLSGTTACRQDGSSSAPPSPAATASPAPGTAAAPGRSCTDPVFTTSDPDAGWSEGGYYVHNNMWNQAEAGPQTLSACSHGSWYVDSTQPATTSVKTYPNVHQDINDQDGAPLSTFPAIRSTFAGRGPGTGIYDVAYDLWLNGVGDGPGVTELMVWTENHGQVPDGSKVAAYTADGVTYDVWRDEGYLAFVAQDTHYSGTVDLKAMIDWAIGAGHVPPNPTVNQIGYGIEFCSTDGKAARFTVTDFSVALS from the coding sequence ATGACACGCACGATGCCGGCACTGCTGCTCGCCGCGGCCCTCGTCCTGTCCGGCACCACCGCCTGCCGGCAGGACGGCTCGTCGTCCGCGCCGCCGTCCCCGGCCGCCACGGCCTCGCCGGCGCCGGGCACCGCGGCCGCGCCCGGGCGGAGCTGCACCGACCCGGTGTTCACCACGAGCGATCCCGATGCGGGCTGGTCCGAGGGCGGCTACTACGTGCACAACAACATGTGGAACCAGGCCGAGGCCGGCCCGCAGACCCTGTCGGCGTGCTCGCACGGCAGCTGGTACGTCGACTCCACCCAGCCGGCCACGACATCGGTGAAGACCTACCCGAACGTCCACCAGGACATCAACGACCAGGACGGCGCCCCGCTGTCCACCTTCCCCGCCATCCGCTCCACCTTCGCCGGCCGCGGCCCCGGCACCGGCATCTACGACGTGGCCTACGACCTGTGGCTGAACGGCGTCGGCGACGGGCCGGGCGTGACCGAGCTGATGGTCTGGACGGAGAACCACGGCCAGGTCCCGGACGGCAGCAAGGTCGCGGCCTACACCGCGGACGGCGTGACCTACGACGTCTGGCGGGACGAGGGCTACCTGGCCTTCGTCGCGCAGGACACGCACTACTCCGGCACGGTCGACCTCAAGGCGATGATCGACTGGGCGATCGGCGCGGGCCACGTCCCGCCGAACCCGACGGTGAACCAGATCGGGTACGGCATCGAGTTCTGCTCGACCGACGGCAAGGCCGCGCGCTTCACCGTCACGGACTTCTCGGTCGCGCTGAGCTGA
- a CDS encoding DUF5682 family protein, with protein sequence MSLHVLGVRHHGPGSARAVAGALARLDPQVVVIEGPPELDAVAPLAAAAGMRPPVAGLVYSTATPARAAFYPMALFSPEWVALRWALEHGREVRFADLPANVALTLEDEDDPAAGPPIDPIATLAGAAGYDDPERWWEDAVELRHHGLEVFGALLDAMRALREGHVPDLRTQRREAAMRRVLRATLRGGAGSVAVVCGAWHAPALVPSEFPSQAADARLLKGLRTTKVAATWVPWTSSRLALASGYGAGISSPGWYHHLFTTGRDEAVGRWLVRVAHLLRREQHDVSPAAVIEAVRLADALAALRERPHPGLPEVLEACRAVLCGGSDVPMRLVARTLLVGDILGRVPDETPMVPLAADLAATRKRLRLKQSAAEQQLDLDLRTPSHLERSKLLHRLLLLGVPWGEPVGTSRTKGTFRESWVLQWRPELEVALIEASGHGTTIASAATAVVAQRTAEAGIAELSTLVEQTLTADLPAALAGVLAALDERAARQHDITRLMAAVEPMARVRRYGNVRRADTELVQRVVSGVVTRIAVGLPAACAGLDEESGREVRQLVDGVQRGIGLLDQPELRDVWYGALRTVADRRGVPGPIAGRAVRLLLDAGLLDITDAGGRLSRQLSPAADATQAAGWLEGFLSGEAALLVHEPELLEIVDTWAAGVGDEVFDHLLPLLRRTFAGFSAAERREIGLRVRRLDRGAAASGVRAQDEALDHERAALVVPRILELLG encoded by the coding sequence GTGAGCCTGCACGTCCTGGGCGTCCGGCACCACGGGCCCGGGTCGGCGCGGGCGGTGGCCGGCGCACTGGCCCGCCTGGACCCGCAGGTCGTGGTCATCGAGGGGCCGCCGGAACTGGACGCGGTCGCCCCGCTCGCCGCGGCGGCCGGGATGCGGCCCCCGGTCGCCGGCCTGGTGTATTCGACCGCCACACCCGCGCGGGCCGCGTTCTACCCGATGGCCCTGTTCTCCCCGGAGTGGGTGGCGTTGCGGTGGGCGCTCGAGCACGGGCGGGAGGTGCGGTTCGCCGACCTGCCGGCGAACGTCGCGCTCACGCTCGAGGACGAGGACGATCCCGCTGCCGGGCCGCCGATCGACCCGATCGCGACGCTGGCCGGCGCTGCCGGGTACGACGATCCGGAGCGCTGGTGGGAGGACGCGGTCGAGCTGCGCCACCACGGGCTGGAGGTGTTCGGCGCGCTCCTGGACGCGATGCGCGCCCTGCGCGAAGGGCACGTGCCCGACCTGCGCACGCAGCGGCGCGAGGCGGCGATGCGGCGGGTGCTGCGCGCCACGCTGCGTGGCGGCGCAGGGTCCGTCGCAGTCGTCTGCGGCGCCTGGCACGCGCCGGCTCTCGTGCCGTCGGAGTTCCCGTCCCAGGCGGCCGACGCCCGGCTGCTCAAGGGCCTGCGCACGACGAAGGTCGCGGCGACGTGGGTGCCGTGGACCTCGTCGCGGCTGGCGCTGGCGAGCGGCTACGGCGCCGGGATCTCCTCCCCCGGCTGGTACCACCACCTGTTCACCACCGGCCGGGACGAGGCCGTGGGCCGCTGGCTGGTGCGGGTGGCGCACCTGCTGCGCCGCGAGCAGCACGACGTGTCCCCGGCCGCGGTCATCGAGGCGGTGCGCCTGGCCGACGCGCTGGCCGCCCTGCGCGAGCGCCCGCACCCGGGGCTGCCGGAAGTGCTGGAAGCCTGCCGCGCGGTCCTGTGCGGCGGGTCGGACGTCCCGATGCGGCTGGTCGCCCGCACGCTGCTGGTGGGCGACATCCTCGGCCGGGTTCCGGACGAGACACCCATGGTGCCGCTGGCCGCGGACCTCGCCGCGACGCGGAAACGGTTGCGGCTCAAGCAGAGCGCGGCCGAGCAGCAGCTGGACCTCGACCTGCGGACACCGTCCCACCTGGAGCGCAGCAAGCTGCTGCACCGGCTGCTGCTGCTCGGCGTGCCGTGGGGCGAGCCGGTGGGGACCAGCCGCACCAAGGGTACGTTCCGCGAGTCGTGGGTGCTGCAATGGCGGCCGGAGCTGGAGGTCGCGCTCATCGAGGCGAGCGGCCACGGCACGACCATCGCCTCCGCGGCCACCGCGGTGGTCGCGCAGCGGACCGCCGAGGCCGGCATCGCGGAGCTGAGCACGCTGGTCGAGCAGACCCTGACGGCCGACCTGCCCGCGGCACTGGCCGGGGTGCTCGCCGCCCTCGACGAGCGGGCGGCGCGCCAGCACGACATCACCCGGCTGATGGCCGCGGTCGAGCCGATGGCGCGGGTGCGCCGGTACGGCAACGTGCGGCGGGCGGACACCGAACTGGTGCAGCGGGTGGTGAGCGGCGTGGTCACCCGCATCGCGGTCGGCCTGCCGGCCGCCTGCGCCGGGCTGGACGAGGAGTCCGGCCGCGAGGTGCGGCAGCTGGTGGACGGGGTGCAGCGCGGCATCGGGCTGCTCGACCAGCCGGAGCTGCGGGACGTCTGGTACGGGGCGCTGCGGACCGTCGCCGACCGGCGCGGCGTGCCGGGGCCGATCGCGGGGCGCGCGGTGCGGCTGTTGCTCGACGCCGGGCTGCTCGACATCACCGACGCCGGTGGGCGCCTGTCCCGGCAGCTGTCCCCGGCCGCGGACGCCACGCAGGCGGCGGGGTGGCTGGAGGGTTTCCTGTCCGGCGAGGCGGCGTTGCTGGTGCACGAGCCGGAGCTGCTGGAGATCGTCGACACCTGGGCCGCCGGCGTCGGCGATGAGGTGTTCGACCACCTGCTTCCGTTGCTCCGCCGGACGTTCGCCGGGTTCTCCGCCGCCGAGCGGCGGGAGATCGGGTTGCGGGTGCGCCGCCTCGACCGCGGCGCGGCCGCGTCCGGGGTGCGCGCGCAGGACGAGGCGCTGGACCACGAGCGGGCGGCACTGGTGGTGCCGCGGATCCTGGAGCTGCTGGGATGA
- a CDS encoding cytochrome P450 family protein, whose translation MTVSLPAFPAAAERPLDTCIRLRKIAPVVEVEFPGGVPAYLALTTRAVREVLAGDNKTFAREPKHWPALHDGSIPEDWPLRSIVQGDHLSTKDGADHRRLRGLVGKAFTPARVLALEPRIQQLVDELLDGVAAAGDGVDLVSEFTEVLPMAVICELFGVPGPERKRLRNWTATLLAHTTPAEEAFATHNALTGYLRELVERKQAEPADDLTSSLVQARDSGDKLTTDELVGVLWLMLVAGHETTVHLLGNAVIALAQNPGQLALAKNEDRWADVVEETIRYRHSVMMTSFRFTLTDVTIAGVEIPKGNAVGVVYQAAGLDPEVYGDTAGEFDITRPQGANLGFGHGPRYCIGAPLARLESRLALAALYRRFPELSLAADPDDIPYSPSFFTIGPLSIPVNLGPGN comes from the coding sequence ATGACCGTCAGTCTTCCCGCTTTTCCCGCCGCCGCCGAGAGGCCGCTCGACACGTGCATCCGTCTCCGGAAGATCGCGCCGGTGGTGGAGGTGGAGTTCCCCGGCGGCGTGCCCGCCTACCTGGCGCTGACCACCCGGGCGGTGCGGGAGGTCCTGGCCGGGGACAACAAGACCTTCGCGCGCGAGCCGAAGCACTGGCCCGCCCTCCACGACGGCTCCATCCCGGAGGACTGGCCGCTGCGCAGCATCGTGCAGGGTGATCACCTGTCCACCAAGGACGGCGCGGATCACCGGCGGCTGCGGGGCCTGGTCGGCAAGGCGTTCACGCCTGCCCGGGTGCTCGCGCTGGAACCGCGGATCCAGCAGCTGGTCGACGAGCTGCTGGACGGGGTCGCCGCCGCCGGGGACGGCGTGGATCTGGTTTCGGAGTTCACCGAGGTGCTGCCGATGGCCGTGATCTGCGAGCTGTTCGGCGTGCCCGGGCCGGAGCGCAAGCGGCTGCGGAACTGGACCGCGACGCTACTGGCGCACACCACGCCGGCGGAGGAGGCATTCGCGACCCACAACGCGCTCACCGGCTACCTGCGCGAGCTGGTGGAGCGCAAGCAGGCCGAGCCCGCCGACGACCTGACGAGCAGCCTGGTGCAGGCCCGCGACTCCGGCGACAAGCTCACCACCGACGAACTGGTCGGGGTGCTGTGGCTGATGCTGGTCGCCGGCCACGAGACCACCGTCCACCTCCTCGGCAACGCCGTCATCGCGCTCGCGCAGAACCCCGGCCAGCTGGCCCTCGCCAAGAACGAGGACCGCTGGGCCGATGTCGTCGAGGAGACGATCCGGTACCGGCACTCGGTGATGATGACCAGCTTCCGCTTCACCCTGACGGACGTGACCATCGCCGGCGTGGAGATCCCCAAGGGCAACGCGGTCGGCGTGGTCTACCAGGCCGCCGGCCTCGACCCGGAGGTCTACGGCGACACCGCGGGGGAGTTCGACATCACGCGCCCGCAGGGCGCGAACCTCGGGTTCGGCCACGGGCCGCGGTACTGCATCGGTGCGCCGCTCGCGCGCCTGGAGAGCCGGCTGGCGCTGGCCGCGCTCTACCGGCGGTTCCCGGAGCTGAGCCTGGCCGCCGACCCGGACGACATCCCCTACTCGCCGTCGTTCTTCACGATCGGCCCGCTGTCGATCCCGGTCAACCTCGGCCCGGGGAACTGA
- a CDS encoding VWA domain-containing protein, whose product MSERLRRWRMILGGQDADGTGTALSGVDARRDAALEALYGKESDRRGGLGASSPRVARWLGDIRGYFPSSVVQVMQRDAIDRLGLRELLLEPELLESVQPDVHLVGTLLSLNRAIPERSRETARAVVRKVVDELEKRLAQPTRQAVSGALHRAGRTNRPRHGDIDWNRTILANLRHYQPEQRTVVPERLVGFGRRLPSVSRRIVLCLDQSGSMAASVVYASVFGAVLASIRSLRTQIIAFDTAVADLTEAMPDPVELLFGVQLGGGTDINAALAYCQSRIDAPRETVLVLISDLFEGGDEAAMRQRAQALRADGVQVVCLLALSDDGAPAYDHDNAAALAALGIPAFACTPDQFPDLLAAAIQQQDLVSWTAANDIPTAAPAEGGQ is encoded by the coding sequence ATGAGCGAACGGCTGCGGCGCTGGCGGATGATCCTCGGCGGCCAGGACGCCGACGGCACCGGCACGGCACTGTCCGGTGTGGACGCCCGCCGGGACGCGGCGCTGGAGGCGTTGTACGGCAAGGAGTCCGACCGCCGCGGCGGCCTGGGTGCTTCGTCACCGCGGGTGGCGCGGTGGCTGGGCGACATCCGCGGCTACTTCCCCAGTTCGGTCGTGCAGGTCATGCAGCGTGACGCGATCGACCGGCTGGGCCTGCGTGAGCTGCTGCTGGAGCCGGAGCTGCTGGAGTCCGTGCAGCCGGACGTGCACCTGGTGGGCACGCTGCTGTCGCTGAACCGGGCCATCCCGGAGCGGTCGCGGGAGACCGCGCGGGCGGTGGTCCGGAAGGTGGTGGACGAGCTGGAGAAACGCCTGGCGCAGCCGACGCGGCAGGCGGTGAGCGGCGCGCTGCACCGGGCCGGCCGCACGAACCGGCCGCGGCACGGCGACATCGACTGGAACCGCACGATCCTGGCGAACCTCAGGCACTACCAGCCCGAGCAGCGCACGGTCGTCCCGGAGCGGCTGGTGGGGTTCGGGCGGCGGCTGCCGAGCGTGAGCAGGCGGATCGTGCTGTGCCTGGACCAGAGCGGCTCCATGGCGGCGTCGGTCGTGTACGCGAGCGTGTTCGGCGCGGTGCTGGCGTCGATCCGGTCGCTGCGGACGCAGATCATCGCGTTCGACACCGCGGTGGCGGACCTGACCGAGGCGATGCCGGACCCGGTGGAGCTGCTGTTCGGGGTCCAGCTGGGTGGCGGCACCGACATCAACGCGGCGCTGGCGTACTGCCAGAGCCGGATCGACGCGCCGCGGGAGACGGTGCTGGTGCTGATCAGCGACCTGTTCGAGGGCGGCGACGAGGCGGCGATGCGGCAGCGCGCGCAGGCGCTGCGGGCGGACGGCGTGCAGGTGGTCTGCCTGCTCGCGCTGAGCGACGACGGCGCCCCCGCCTACGACCACGACAACGCCGCCGCGCTCGCCGCGCTCGGCATCCCGGCCTTCGCCTGCACGCCGGACCAGTTCCCGGACCTCCTCGCCGCGGCGATCCAGCAGCAGGACCTGGTGTCCTGGACGGCGGCGAACGACATTCCCACCGCGGCGCCGGCCGAGGGCGGGCAGTAG
- a CDS encoding DUF5691 domain-containing protein, producing the protein MTAWDDLLGTALVGTGRRPFTLAGSGIAGAGRVTADSPEAAVLAAAALAAGYRRAGWTPPAWRGTLREPAEPDERPECTPVAAQILELLLGRGIRLEAGTDLLTTDWLTAARACGRRPPYRLLPELLRFGTTATGARRLVRQVIGPRGAWLAGHHPAWSWAATVPRGEVAGRFATGTRAERLALLTDLRETEPDRARELVEDTWPAEPAATRAAFLDVLRTGLSDADEPLLERALDDRAGTVRAAAAALLDHLPGSARAHRMAGRARRLHTAAGTFELPGEPDEAARRDGIGDHREPGRGRAASRLIQILAATPLSTWDIGEIGRADSDVVLGWTKAAVRQGDQEWLAALVRHQPTPDLIAALTPGTATDLLSGARKLDARFGALLAAAPGPWPAGFSTEIVGRLRDAKAQAVLRVAARALAEHLHPAALAAVEDWLLALGTGSAPEARTLRGIAHALTIRATILQEFR; encoded by the coding sequence GTGACCGCCTGGGACGACCTGCTCGGCACCGCACTGGTCGGCACCGGCCGCCGCCCGTTCACGCTCGCCGGGTCCGGTATCGCGGGCGCCGGCCGCGTCACCGCCGACTCCCCCGAAGCCGCCGTCCTGGCGGCCGCCGCGCTCGCCGCCGGCTACCGGCGGGCCGGCTGGACCCCGCCCGCCTGGCGCGGCACCCTCCGGGAACCGGCGGAACCCGATGAGCGTCCCGAGTGCACCCCGGTCGCGGCCCAGATCCTGGAACTCCTCCTCGGCCGCGGCATCCGTCTCGAGGCCGGCACCGACCTGCTCACCACCGACTGGCTCACCGCGGCCCGTGCCTGCGGGCGGCGCCCGCCGTACCGGCTGCTGCCCGAGCTGCTCCGGTTCGGCACCACCGCCACCGGCGCGCGCCGCCTGGTCAGGCAGGTCATCGGCCCGCGCGGCGCCTGGCTTGCCGGGCACCACCCGGCGTGGAGCTGGGCCGCCACCGTCCCGCGCGGCGAGGTGGCCGGACGGTTCGCGACGGGCACCCGCGCCGAACGGCTGGCGCTGCTGACCGACCTGCGGGAGACCGAACCGGACCGGGCTCGCGAACTCGTCGAGGACACCTGGCCCGCCGAACCGGCTGCCACCCGTGCCGCGTTCCTCGACGTCCTGCGCACCGGACTGTCCGATGCGGACGAGCCGCTGCTGGAACGCGCGCTGGACGACCGGGCCGGGACGGTCCGCGCGGCCGCCGCCGCGCTGCTGGACCACCTGCCCGGTTCGGCCCGAGCGCACCGCATGGCCGGACGCGCGCGGCGGCTGCACACGGCGGCCGGCACCTTCGAGCTGCCGGGCGAACCCGACGAGGCGGCGCGCCGCGACGGGATCGGCGACCACCGCGAACCGGGCCGGGGCCGGGCCGCGTCCCGGCTGATCCAGATCCTCGCCGCTACGCCACTGTCCACCTGGGACATCGGCGAGATCGGCCGCGCGGACTCCGACGTCGTCCTCGGCTGGACGAAGGCCGCGGTGCGCCAGGGCGATCAGGAGTGGCTCGCCGCGCTGGTCCGCCACCAGCCCACCCCGGACCTGATCGCCGCGCTCACCCCGGGCACCGCCACGGACCTCCTGAGCGGTGCGCGCAAGCTCGACGCCCGCTTCGGCGCCCTGCTCGCCGCCGCCCCGGGACCGTGGCCGGCCGGGTTCTCCACGGAGATCGTCGGCCGCCTGCGCGACGCCAAGGCCCAAGCTGTGCTAAGGGTCGCCGCGCGAGCACTGGCCGAGCACCTGCACCCGGCCGCGCTCGCCGCCGTGGAGGACTGGCTCCTGGCACTGGGCACCGGCTCCGCACCAGAGGCCCGCACCCTGCGTGGCATCGCCCACGCACTGACCATCCGAGCGACCATCCTGCAGGAGTTCCGATGA
- the argG gene encoding argininosuccinate synthase yields the protein MSKVLTSLPVGERVGIAFSGGLDTSVAVAWMREKGAVPCAYTADIGQYDEPDIASVPGRAKTYGAEIARLVDCREALVEEGLAALACGAFHIRSGGRAYFNTTPLGRAVTGTLLVRAMLEDDVQIWGDGSTFKGNDIERFYRYGLLANPALRIYKPWLDADFVTELGGRTEMSEWLTARGLPYRASTEKAYSTDANIWGATHEAKALEHLDAGIELVEPIMGVRFWDPQVEIPAEDVTIGFEQGRPVRINGKEFASAVDLVLEANAIGGRHGLGMSDQIENRIIEAKSRGIYEAPGMALLHAAYERLVNAIHNEDTIASYHTEGRRLGRLMYEGRWLDPQSLMLRESLQRWVGTAVTGEVTLRLRRGEDYSILDTTGPAFSYHPDKLSMERTEDSAFGPVDRIGQLTMRNLDIADSRARLEQYANLGMVGSGGTTQPQLVGAAQAASTGLIGAMTEGGAETIASRGTTTEEAELLDRAAIESGTD from the coding sequence GTGTCCAAGGTGCTCACCTCTCTGCCTGTCGGTGAACGTGTCGGGATCGCCTTCTCCGGTGGCCTCGATACGTCCGTAGCTGTCGCGTGGATGCGCGAGAAGGGCGCGGTGCCCTGCGCCTACACCGCGGACATCGGGCAGTACGACGAGCCCGACATCGCGTCCGTGCCCGGCCGGGCCAAGACCTACGGCGCCGAGATCGCGCGGCTCGTCGACTGCCGGGAGGCGCTGGTCGAGGAGGGGCTGGCCGCGCTGGCCTGCGGCGCGTTCCACATCCGCTCCGGCGGCCGCGCCTACTTCAACACCACCCCGCTCGGCCGCGCCGTCACCGGCACGCTCCTGGTCCGCGCGATGCTCGAGGACGACGTCCAGATCTGGGGCGACGGATCCACCTTCAAGGGCAACGACATCGAGCGGTTCTACCGCTACGGCCTGCTCGCCAACCCGGCGCTGCGGATCTACAAGCCCTGGCTGGACGCCGACTTCGTGACCGAGCTGGGCGGCCGCACCGAGATGTCGGAGTGGCTGACCGCCCGCGGCCTGCCCTACCGGGCCAGCACCGAGAAGGCGTACTCGACCGACGCGAACATCTGGGGCGCCACCCACGAGGCCAAGGCGCTCGAGCACCTCGACGCCGGCATCGAACTGGTCGAGCCGATCATGGGCGTCCGCTTCTGGGACCCGCAGGTCGAGATCCCGGCCGAGGACGTGACGATCGGTTTCGAGCAGGGCCGGCCGGTGCGCATCAACGGCAAGGAGTTCGCCTCCGCCGTCGACCTGGTCCTGGAGGCCAACGCCATCGGCGGCCGGCACGGGCTGGGCATGTCCGACCAGATCGAGAACCGGATCATCGAGGCCAAGAGCCGCGGCATCTACGAGGCGCCGGGCATGGCGCTGCTGCACGCGGCCTACGAGCGGCTGGTCAACGCGATCCACAACGAGGACACCATCGCCAGCTACCACACCGAGGGCCGCCGCCTGGGCCGCCTCATGTACGAGGGCCGCTGGCTCGACCCCCAGTCGCTCATGCTGCGCGAGTCGCTGCAGCGGTGGGTCGGCACCGCCGTCACCGGCGAGGTGACCCTGCGGCTGCGGCGCGGCGAGGACTACTCCATCCTCGACACCACCGGCCCGGCGTTCAGCTACCACCCGGACAAGCTGTCGATGGAGCGCACCGAGGACTCGGCGTTCGGCCCGGTCGACCGGATCGGCCAGCTGACCATGCGCAACCTGGACATCGCCGACTCCAGGGCCCGCCTGGAGCAGTACGCGAACCTGGGCATGGTCGGCAGCGGCGGCACCACGCAGCCGCAGCTGGTCGGCGCCGCGCAGGCCGCCTCGACGGGCCTGATCGGGGCGATGACCGAGGGTGGCGCCGAGACGATCGCCTCCCGTGGCACCACCACCGAGGAGGCCGAGCTGCTCGACCGCGCGGCCATCGAGTCCGGTACCGACTGA